Proteins found in one Gaiellales bacterium genomic segment:
- the rplK gene encoding 50S ribosomal protein L11: MAKKVIKVIKLQIPAGQANPAPPVGPALGQHGVNIMDFCKAFNAETQGPNAGQITPVEISVFEDRSFTFITKTPPAAVLIKEALNLQSGSGEPNRTKVGTISRDQLRAIAERKMPDLNANDVEAAMNIVAGTARSMGVEVGR; this comes from the coding sequence GTGGCCAAGAAGGTCATCAAAGTCATCAAGCTCCAGATCCCGGCCGGGCAGGCGAACCCGGCCCCGCCGGTCGGCCCGGCGCTCGGCCAGCACGGCGTCAACATCATGGACTTCTGCAAGGCGTTCAACGCCGAGACGCAGGGGCCGAACGCCGGTCAGATCACGCCGGTCGAGATCAGCGTGTTCGAGGACCGCTCGTTCACGTTCATCACCAAGACGCCGCCCGCAGCCGTGCTGATCAAGGAGGCCCTGAACCTCCAGTCCGGCTCCGGCGAGCCGAACCGCACGAAGGTCGGCACCATCTCTCGCGACCAGCTCCGCGCCATCGCCGAGCGCAAGATGCCCGACCTGAACGCGAACGACGTCGAGGCGGCGATGAACATCGTGGCCGGCACGGCACGGTCGATGGGCGTGGAGGTGGGTCGCTGA
- a CDS encoding aspartate aminotransferase family protein, translating to MPYADRTPASKRLHEQFRRSMPGGDTRSITWFAPYPVVIDHASGHELVDADGIRYIDLLNNYTALVHGHAHPRIVEAIAAQAAKGTVYPAPHPGQAALAEELVRRVPSVDRVRFTNSGSEAVMQAIRAARAFTRRPLLVKADGGYHGSWDQVPLTAGEADEQGTPAEIASLVRLVPYNDIGALEQLMAREGERVAAILLEPVMGDGAIVGEDAYLHGVRDIATRHGALMVLDEVITFRLAPGGRQSAVGVSPDLTTFGKIIGGGLPVGAVGGSEQVMAVFDPSRPGAVHHSGTFNGNALTTAAGLVSLELLTEAEIERINALGATLAAGLREAVAESGLRGVVTQCGSLLHLHFDVDSEPRRFADLRLDSPTLGRVHLACMEEGLFIAPRGLMNTSTALDEALVAEAVARFGRAAARVARLPAAQQA from the coding sequence GTGCCGTACGCCGACCGCACACCGGCCTCCAAGCGCCTGCACGAGCAGTTCCGGCGGTCGATGCCGGGCGGTGACACCCGGTCGATCACCTGGTTCGCCCCGTATCCGGTCGTCATCGACCACGCCTCCGGCCACGAGCTGGTCGACGCGGACGGGATCCGCTACATCGACCTGCTCAACAACTACACGGCGCTGGTGCACGGGCACGCCCACCCGCGCATCGTCGAGGCGATCGCAGCGCAGGCGGCGAAGGGCACCGTATATCCCGCTCCGCACCCGGGGCAGGCCGCGCTCGCGGAGGAGCTCGTGCGACGCGTGCCGTCGGTCGACCGCGTGCGCTTCACCAACTCGGGGTCGGAGGCGGTGATGCAGGCAATCCGCGCGGCGCGGGCATTCACCCGGCGGCCGCTGCTCGTCAAGGCGGACGGCGGGTACCACGGCTCGTGGGATCAGGTGCCACTCACGGCCGGCGAGGCGGACGAGCAGGGCACGCCGGCCGAGATCGCGTCGCTCGTGCGACTCGTGCCCTACAACGACATCGGAGCGCTGGAGCAGCTGATGGCCCGGGAGGGCGAGCGCGTCGCGGCGATCCTGCTCGAGCCGGTGATGGGAGACGGCGCGATCGTCGGGGAGGACGCGTACCTCCACGGCGTCCGCGACATCGCCACCCGGCACGGAGCTCTCATGGTGCTCGACGAGGTGATCACGTTCCGCCTGGCGCCGGGCGGCCGACAGTCGGCCGTCGGTGTGTCGCCTGACCTGACGACCTTCGGCAAGATCATCGGCGGCGGGCTGCCGGTGGGAGCGGTCGGCGGCAGCGAGCAGGTCATGGCGGTGTTCGACCCCAGCCGGCCGGGCGCGGTGCACCACTCGGGCACGTTCAACGGCAACGCACTGACGACGGCGGCCGGATTGGTCTCGCTCGAGCTGTTGACCGAAGCGGAGATCGAGCGCATCAACGCGCTGGGGGCGACGCTGGCTGCCGGGCTGCGCGAGGCGGTCGCGGAGAGCGGGCTGCGGGGCGTGGTGACCCAGTGCGGCTCACTGCTGCACCTGCACTTCGACGTCGACTCCGAGCCGCGGCGCTTCGCCGACCTGCGCCTCGACAGCCCGACGCTCGGTCGGGTTCACCTGGCGTGCATGGAGGAGGGCCTCTTCATCGCGCCGCGCGGGCTCATGAACACCTCGACCGCGCTCGACGAGGCGCTGGTCGCGGAGGCGGTGGCGCGGTTCGGGCGTGCCGCCGCCCGCGTCGCGCGGTTGCCGGCCGCGCAGCAGGCCTAG
- a CDS encoding PilZ domain-containing protein, with product MAATHDDSDQPAGDASATVDVRLDALVDAIFAAGNADLRTEDEALVRCERVATYRNVARVLAPRLALEPGLLVTGWCTLPDPWSVTMRVAEVEPFSASAESVVLEAVESSLYPDRRRVQRFDIGGEAVVTIHHGVEMVEQERFRAVLVNASAGGIAFASSAGIAVGRHLTLDARLLLGRLQADLVVRWCGPSQIDEMRQYGCELTDPAAVAGLLERMAHQRPPQHGDTAAVAALRESLDTPRGFARLWRSS from the coding sequence ATGGCCGCCACGCACGACGACTCCGACCAGCCAGCCGGCGACGCCTCGGCGACCGTCGACGTGCGGCTCGACGCGCTGGTCGATGCGATCTTCGCGGCGGGCAATGCCGACCTTCGCACCGAGGACGAGGCGCTCGTGCGGTGCGAGCGTGTCGCGACCTACCGCAACGTCGCCCGCGTGCTGGCACCCCGTCTGGCGCTGGAGCCCGGCCTCCTCGTGACGGGGTGGTGCACGCTGCCCGATCCCTGGTCGGTGACGATGCGCGTCGCGGAGGTGGAGCCGTTCTCCGCGTCGGCCGAATCCGTGGTGCTGGAAGCGGTGGAGTCCAGCCTCTACCCCGACCGTCGGCGCGTCCAGCGGTTCGACATCGGCGGCGAGGCGGTCGTCACGATCCACCACGGCGTCGAGATGGTCGAGCAGGAGCGCTTTCGCGCCGTGCTGGTCAACGCGTCGGCCGGCGGCATCGCCTTCGCCTCGAGCGCCGGCATCGCGGTCGGCCGGCACCTCACGCTGGACGCACGGCTGCTGCTCGGCCGCCTGCAGGCCGACCTGGTCGTCCGCTGGTGCGGTCCCAGCCAGATCGACGAGATGCGCCAGTACGGCTGTGAGCTCACGGATCCGGCCGCCGTCGCCGGGCTGCTCGAGCGCATGGCCCACCAGCGGCCGCCGCAGCACGGGGATACAGCGGCCGTGGCGGCGCTTCGCGAGTCGCTCGACACGCCGCGCGGCTTCGCCCGCCTCTGGCGGTCTAGCTAG
- a CDS encoding VOC family protein codes for MAGQIVHLEIPADDTSRSREFWGSLFGWQFESFPGPSEYHMTRISESQGGAITNMEPSKRGTRPYFDVDDINAGAARVRELGGEASDAMPVPNMGWFATCTDPHGNEFGIWQTDPSAQMPG; via the coding sequence ATGGCAGGTCAGATCGTGCACCTGGAGATCCCGGCGGACGACACGTCGCGCAGCCGCGAGTTCTGGGGCTCGCTGTTCGGATGGCAGTTCGAGAGCTTCCCCGGCCCGTCCGAGTACCACATGACGAGGATCTCCGAGAGCCAGGGCGGCGCAATCACCAACATGGAGCCGAGCAAGCGCGGCACCCGCCCGTACTTCGACGTCGACGACATCAACGCCGGCGCCGCCAGGGTGCGAGAGCTGGGTGGCGAGGCCAGCGACGCGATGCCGGTGCCGAACATGGGCTGGTTCGCCACGTGCACCGACCCGCACGGCAACGAGTTCGGCATCTGGCAGACGGACCCCTCGGCGCAGATGCCGGGGTGA
- the nusG gene encoding transcription termination/antitermination protein NusG, with amino-acid sequence MFRWYVINTYSGHENKVKANLEHRVKSMNQEMTVRRVVVPTESVVETKDGQKVQTERRLWPGYVLVNMDLTDEAWTLVKNTPGVTGFVGAQNKPVPLSQPEVDRMLHTAQAAPAPKQKAEFSLGESVKVISGPLSDFDGEIAEINEDQGKLKVLVSIFERQVPVELEFDKVKKI; translated from the coding sequence ATGTTTCGCTGGTACGTCATCAACACCTATTCCGGCCATGAGAACAAGGTCAAGGCCAACCTGGAGCACCGGGTCAAGTCGATGAACCAGGAGATGACGGTGCGGCGTGTCGTCGTTCCCACCGAGTCCGTGGTCGAGACCAAGGACGGGCAGAAGGTGCAGACCGAGCGCAGGCTCTGGCCCGGCTACGTGCTGGTCAACATGGACCTGACCGACGAGGCGTGGACGCTGGTGAAGAACACCCCTGGCGTCACCGGCTTCGTGGGCGCCCAGAACAAGCCCGTGCCGCTCTCACAGCCCGAGGTCGACCGGATGCTGCACACGGCACAGGCGGCCCCGGCGCCGAAGCAGAAGGCCGAGTTCTCGCTCGGCGAGAGCGTCAAGGTGATCTCCGGCCCGCTGTCGGACTTCGACGGCGAGATCGCCGAGATCAACGAGGACCAGGGCAAGCTGAAGGTGCTCGTGTCGATCTTCGAGCGTCAGGTGCCGGTCGAGCTGGAGTTCGACAAGGTAAAAAAGATCTAG
- a CDS encoding glycoside hydrolase family 43 protein has protein sequence MPSTYLNPVLDRDFPDPNVIRAADGWSYAYATQGLGEDPVVNIQVARSRDMVAWEYLGEALPQRPLWAQSTQMLWAPHVTEHAGAYLMAYSAAPDDPPYAAAPDDPALCLALAVADSPAGPFTDVGQPLHCGPTTSDIDPALFCDPSTGGWYCYWGSGGDVVMQPLAAGLRSLAPGSGPRRLLRGWSADPKLPFEHGIEGPFVTERDGWYHLWYSGDRTWTYPPNYATMVARGRGPAGPFERQTDGTSRVVLRDNERWRGPGHNSVVRDDAGDDWIVYHAIDSRRPWLFEGQVRRVMLIDRIRYVDGWPVVGDGSPSTGEQTAPLLG, from the coding sequence ATGCCGTCCACCTATCTGAACCCCGTCCTCGACCGCGACTTCCCCGATCCGAACGTGATTCGGGCCGCCGACGGGTGGTCGTACGCCTACGCGACGCAGGGCCTCGGCGAGGATCCGGTCGTCAACATCCAGGTGGCCCGCTCGCGCGACATGGTCGCCTGGGAGTACCTCGGCGAGGCGCTGCCACAGCGCCCCTTGTGGGCGCAGAGCACCCAGATGCTGTGGGCGCCGCACGTGACCGAGCACGCGGGCGCCTACCTGATGGCCTACTCGGCGGCTCCTGACGACCCGCCGTACGCGGCGGCGCCCGACGACCCGGCACTGTGCCTGGCGCTCGCGGTCGCCGACTCGCCCGCCGGGCCGTTCACCGACGTCGGCCAGCCGTTGCACTGCGGCCCGACCACCTCGGACATCGACCCGGCACTGTTCTGCGACCCGAGCACCGGCGGCTGGTACTGCTACTGGGGCAGCGGCGGGGATGTGGTCATGCAGCCGCTCGCCGCCGGTCTCCGCTCGCTCGCGCCTGGGAGCGGGCCGCGCCGGCTGCTGCGCGGGTGGTCGGCCGACCCGAAGCTGCCGTTCGAGCATGGCATCGAGGGCCCGTTCGTGACCGAGCGCGACGGCTGGTACCACCTCTGGTACTCCGGCGACCGCACGTGGACGTATCCACCCAACTACGCCACGATGGTCGCCCGCGGGCGTGGCCCCGCGGGCCCGTTCGAGCGGCAGACCGACGGCACCAGCCGTGTCGTCCTTCGAGACAACGAGCGATGGCGCGGTCCCGGCCACAACTCGGTCGTGCGGGACGACGCGGGAGACGACTGGATCGTCTACCACGCCATCGACAGCCGCCGGCCGTGGCTGTTCGAGGGGCAGGTGCGGCGGGTCATGCTGATCGACCGGATCCGGTACGTCGACGGCTGGCCGGTCGTCGGCGACGGCTCGCCGAGCACCGGCGAGCAAACGGCGCCGCTGCTCGGGTGA
- a CDS encoding amidase family protein — protein sequence MPDEAGYLSAAALADSYRRRERSAVEVTREVLDRIDRLDGEANALVTVTPERALADAERADRALRDGTAGPLCGVPYTLKDLVPTRGIPTGYGSRIWRDPSPAVDAPVVERMAATGGVLLGKTTVPEHGFKGDSGNPLNGPCANPWAADRTPGGSSSGAAVAAALGYGPLHQGSDGAGSIRIPAAFCGVVGHKPTFGLVAHPPSSGFALSHLGPIARTVGDVALMLDAMSGFDARDRLSVPSPVGSFAAALSEPLPALRIAFSPDFGYAAVEPGVADLVATAAASFEQLGHHVEQVDLALADPWWVERELWLSMFAASCPDALDHRDSVSPGLVRLVERAAERTSEQVGAALDARAGVLLEIERALAGYDLLLCPTLPCTAFALGDDQPAEVAGKSYDDLGWTQFCYPFNLSGQPAASVPCGFAGGLPVGLQIVGRRLDDATVLRAAAAYETAHPFGLPPAR from the coding sequence GTGCCCGACGAGGCCGGCTATCTGAGCGCGGCGGCGCTCGCCGACAGCTACCGCCGCCGCGAGCGCTCGGCGGTGGAGGTCACGCGGGAGGTGCTCGACCGGATCGACCGTCTCGACGGCGAAGCGAACGCCCTCGTCACCGTCACCCCAGAGCGGGCGCTGGCGGACGCGGAGCGGGCCGACCGCGCGCTGCGCGACGGCACCGCCGGGCCGCTCTGCGGGGTGCCCTACACCCTCAAGGATCTCGTCCCGACCCGCGGGATACCGACGGGCTACGGCTCTCGCATCTGGCGCGATCCCTCGCCGGCGGTGGACGCGCCGGTGGTCGAGCGGATGGCCGCGACGGGCGGCGTGCTGCTCGGGAAGACGACCGTGCCCGAGCACGGCTTCAAGGGCGACTCGGGGAATCCATTGAACGGCCCGTGCGCGAACCCGTGGGCAGCCGATCGCACTCCCGGGGGCTCATCCAGCGGCGCCGCGGTCGCGGCGGCGCTCGGCTATGGGCCGCTGCACCAGGGATCGGACGGGGCGGGATCGATCCGCATCCCGGCCGCGTTCTGCGGCGTGGTCGGCCACAAGCCCACGTTCGGGCTGGTGGCCCACCCGCCCTCGAGCGGATTCGCGCTCTCGCACCTCGGCCCGATCGCGCGCACGGTTGGTGACGTCGCGCTGATGCTCGACGCGATGTCCGGCTTCGACGCGCGTGACCGGCTCTCGGTGCCTTCGCCGGTCGGCTCCTTCGCCGCGGCGCTGTCCGAGCCGTTGCCGGCCCTGCGGATCGCGTTCAGCCCGGATTTCGGCTACGCCGCGGTCGAGCCCGGCGTGGCGGATCTGGTCGCCACGGCGGCGGCGTCGTTCGAGCAGCTCGGCCACCACGTCGAACAGGTGGATCTGGCGCTGGCGGATCCGTGGTGGGTCGAGCGGGAGCTGTGGCTCTCGATGTTCGCCGCGTCCTGCCCGGACGCGCTCGACCACCGCGATTCGGTGTCGCCGGGGCTCGTCCGCCTCGTCGAGCGGGCGGCCGAGCGCACGTCGGAGCAGGTGGGTGCGGCGCTGGACGCACGGGCGGGCGTGCTGCTCGAGATCGAGCGAGCCCTTGCCGGGTACGACCTGCTCCTGTGCCCGACGCTCCCCTGCACGGCGTTTGCGCTCGGCGACGACCAGCCTGCCGAGGTGGCCGGCAAGAGCTACGACGATCTCGGCTGGACGCAGTTCTGCTACCCGTTCAATCTGAGCGGGCAGCCGGCGGCGTCCGTGCCGTGCGGCTTCGCCGGGGGCCTGCCGGTGGGGCTGCAGATCGTCGGGCGCCGCCTCGATGACGCCACGGTGCTGCGTGCCGCGGCCGCGTACGAGACCGCGCATCCGTTCGGCCTTCCGCCCGCGCGGTAG
- the secE gene encoding preprotein translocase subunit SecE yields the protein MARRSRQPQPANRRSVTAPLAGKPKSQSGGEPVQRKRGMLSGVRNFTGEVRGELAKVDFPNRQQTWQSTSVVIGACIIVGLYLYGLDQAFARLVDHLVELQR from the coding sequence ATGGCACGGCGTAGCCGTCAGCCGCAGCCTGCCAACAGGCGCAGCGTCACGGCCCCGCTGGCCGGCAAGCCAAAGAGCCAGTCGGGCGGCGAGCCGGTCCAGCGCAAGCGCGGGATGCTCTCGGGCGTCCGCAACTTCACGGGCGAGGTGCGCGGCGAACTGGCGAAGGTGGACTTCCCGAACCGCCAGCAGACCTGGCAGTCGACATCGGTCGTGATCGGTGCCTGCATCATCGTCGGCCTCTACCTGTACGGCCTCGACCAGGCGTTCGCGCGCCTCGTCGACCATCTCGTCGAACTGCAGAGATAA
- a CDS encoding SRPBCC domain-containing protein, giving the protein MSREFEIRREVELPGTPEQVFAAVATGNGTAGWMFPTGEGAPSQVGEEFAGHRVTVLDPPNHFAVRAEGEDGSVNSLDYRIERRGSGALLRYVHSGVITDDWDTQYDGADRHTDFYLHSLGEYLAHFAGRDVTYVGADGPKEALGPEAFAAVRAALGVREDGAVGDRVDVELPGIGRLRGEVDYLDDMFIGVRADDALYRFYGRGSMGMPVFAGHHLFAPGVDGPAAQAAWEAWLAGVIA; this is encoded by the coding sequence ATGAGCCGCGAGTTCGAGATCCGCCGAGAGGTCGAGCTGCCGGGCACCCCCGAGCAGGTGTTCGCCGCTGTCGCGACAGGCAACGGAACGGCCGGGTGGATGTTTCCCACGGGCGAGGGAGCGCCGTCGCAGGTCGGCGAGGAGTTCGCGGGACACCGCGTGACCGTGCTCGATCCCCCGAACCACTTTGCCGTGCGCGCGGAGGGCGAGGACGGATCGGTCAACTCGCTCGACTACCGCATCGAGCGGCGCGGCAGCGGCGCCCTCCTCCGCTACGTCCACAGCGGCGTCATCACCGACGACTGGGACACGCAGTACGACGGCGCCGACCGCCATACCGATTTCTACCTGCACTCGCTGGGCGAGTACCTGGCGCACTTCGCCGGCCGGGACGTCACCTATGTCGGCGCCGACGGCCCCAAGGAGGCGCTGGGCCCCGAGGCGTTCGCCGCGGTGCGCGCGGCGCTCGGAGTGCGCGAGGACGGGGCCGTGGGCGATCGCGTGGATGTCGAGCTGCCGGGGATCGGCCGGCTGCGCGGCGAGGTCGACTACCTTGACGACATGTTCATCGGGGTGCGCGCCGACGATGCGCTGTACCGGTTCTATGGGCGCGGCTCGATGGGCATGCCGGTGTTCGCCGGCCACCACCTCTTCGCCCCCGGCGTCGACGGCCCCGCGGCGCAGGCGGCGTGGGAAGCCTGGCTGGCCGGCGTCATCGCGTGA
- a CDS encoding helix-turn-helix domain-containing protein, with protein MIDVAVIDDPAAAEVSLDPVRGRLLAELAEPGSASSLSGRVGLTRQKVNYHLRALERHGLVELVEERRKGNCTERVLQATARSYVITPAALPAVAPDPSRSPDQLSARWLLAVAARLVRDIGELIAGAASARQQLATFAIDGEIRFATAADRAAFAEELGAAVAELAGRYHDETVRGGRRHRFVVALHPTLKGTHHKEVES; from the coding sequence ATGATCGACGTCGCGGTCATCGACGATCCCGCCGCCGCAGAGGTGAGCCTCGACCCCGTGCGTGGCCGCCTGCTCGCCGAGCTGGCGGAACCCGGGTCGGCGAGCTCGCTGTCCGGCCGCGTCGGCCTGACACGGCAGAAGGTGAACTACCACCTGCGCGCCCTTGAACGGCACGGTCTGGTCGAGCTCGTCGAGGAGCGGCGGAAGGGCAACTGCACCGAGCGGGTGCTCCAGGCGACCGCCCGCTCGTACGTGATCACGCCGGCCGCGCTTCCGGCCGTGGCGCCCGACCCCTCGCGCTCGCCGGATCAGCTGTCCGCTCGCTGGCTGCTCGCCGTGGCCGCGCGACTCGTGCGCGACATCGGTGAACTGATCGCCGGGGCGGCCTCCGCACGGCAGCAGCTGGCGACGTTTGCGATCGACGGCGAGATCCGGTTCGCCACCGCGGCCGACCGGGCCGCGTTCGCAGAGGAGCTCGGGGCGGCGGTGGCCGAGCTGGCCGGCAGGTATCACGACGAAACGGTTCGGGGAGGCCGGCGCCACAGGTTCGTGGTCGCGCTGCACCCGACCCTCAAGGGCACACACCACAAGGAGGTCGAGTCATGA
- the rpmG gene encoding 50S ribosomal protein L33: MATGVRVLVTLACQECKRRNYQTNKSKRNSPDRIEFSKYCRWCSKHTPHKETR, translated from the coding sequence GTGGCCACAGGCGTCCGAGTGCTGGTGACGCTCGCTTGCCAGGAGTGCAAGCGCCGCAACTATCAGACGAACAAATCGAAGCGCAACTCGCCAGACCGGATCGAGTTTTCCAAGTACTGCCGGTGGTGCAGCAAGCACACGCCGCACAAGGAGACGCGCTAG
- the rplA gene encoding 50S ribosomal protein L1, protein MAGKRYSSARQAIDRERLYSPLDAVRTLKSLDTAKFDETVEVHMRLGVNVRHADQQLRGTLFLPHGLGKSVTVAVFAQGEKAKEAEDAGADVVGGDDLAARISEGWTEFDVAIATPDMMGTVGRLGRILGPQGKMPSPKAGTITFDIGRAVGDVKSGKIEYRTDRTGIVHVAVGKKSFDERALVENYQAVLEEILRAKPSAAKGRYLRSVTIASTMSPGLKLDTTKVRDLMEEPAAAAAV, encoded by the coding sequence ATGGCCGGCAAGCGGTATTCCAGCGCGCGGCAGGCGATCGACCGGGAGCGGCTCTACTCGCCGCTCGACGCCGTCCGCACCCTGAAGTCGCTCGACACGGCGAAGTTCGACGAGACGGTCGAGGTGCACATGCGCCTCGGGGTGAACGTCCGGCACGCCGACCAGCAGCTCCGCGGGACGCTGTTTCTTCCCCACGGGCTTGGCAAGTCGGTGACCGTCGCGGTGTTCGCACAGGGTGAGAAGGCGAAGGAGGCGGAGGACGCCGGTGCCGACGTCGTCGGCGGCGACGACCTGGCCGCTCGCATCAGCGAGGGCTGGACGGAGTTCGATGTCGCGATCGCGACGCCCGACATGATGGGCACGGTCGGCCGCCTGGGTCGCATCCTCGGCCCTCAGGGAAAGATGCCGAGCCCCAAGGCCGGCACGATCACGTTCGACATCGGCCGTGCCGTGGGCGACGTCAAGTCGGGCAAGATCGAGTACCGGACGGATCGCACCGGGATCGTGCACGTCGCGGTCGGCAAGAAGTCGTTCGACGAGCGGGCGCTGGTCGAGAACTACCAGGCCGTCCTCGAGGAGATCCTTCGCGCCAAGCCGTCGGCGGCGAAGGGCCGCTACCTGCGATCCGTGACGATCGCCTCGACGATGAGCCCGGGCCTGAAGCTCGACACGACGAAGGTCCGCGACCTGATGGAGGAGCCGGCCGCCGCCGCGGCGGTCTAA
- a CDS encoding DUF1697 domain-containing protein gives MSRLVALLRGVNLGAARRLPMADLRASMERLGYDDVHTVLQSGNVVYTGGDSADRSEQRIRAQLRDDTGMDVPVMVRTARQMEAVVRRNPLSDHASDPKRHHVVFLAGRPAAARGASLDPAAFEPERFALHGRELYVWWPDGAHRARLTLPAIERRLGVSGTARNWNTVEKLAELAAG, from the coding sequence ATGAGCCGTCTGGTGGCGCTGCTTCGCGGGGTCAACCTCGGCGCCGCGCGGCGCCTGCCGATGGCCGACCTGCGCGCGTCGATGGAGCGGCTGGGATACGACGACGTGCACACGGTGCTCCAGAGCGGAAACGTGGTCTACACCGGTGGCGACAGCGCCGACCGCTCCGAGCAGCGGATCCGCGCGCAGCTGCGCGACGACACGGGCATGGACGTCCCGGTCATGGTCCGCACAGCGCGGCAGATGGAGGCCGTCGTGCGGCGCAACCCGCTGAGCGACCACGCAAGCGATCCCAAGCGCCACCACGTCGTCTTCCTGGCGGGCCGGCCGGCAGCGGCCCGCGGCGCATCGCTCGACCCGGCGGCGTTCGAGCCTGAGCGCTTCGCGCTGCACGGACGGGAGCTCTACGTGTGGTGGCCGGACGGCGCGCACAGGGCACGGCTGACGCTGCCCGCGATCGAGCGCCGTCTCGGCGTCAGCGGCACCGCTCGCAACTGGAACACCGTCGAGAAGCTCGCCGAGCTGGCCGCCGGTTGA